Proteins found in one Anopheles aquasalis chromosome 3, idAnoAquaMG_Q_19, whole genome shotgun sequence genomic segment:
- the LOC126574335 gene encoding uncharacterized protein LOC126574335, with product MSSKGKRSSILKKQFHNEQANPAAGTTANAYKGSKKIGFHRKMSIKEFTIGENTETIWGNSYEVSADGTSPQVVCDDTHTPHGNPSNTSSSTSNHPETLLLQEENKENVTLVPATRMEPALDENSASASNSWDLSITIADDEKRRMRSESMLNCSQSLNMTERLLMEPTHLPTSSAASRRRSSGEVLAMDVSPLKPTVTVSATSRSPRKVMYYNPKQGVTVQINDVPREQAQPAAREESTNRSYKRSMLCDGSETWNSHPQAMFQLSAWRPSNEGLTDMSSDFDNTIAITNTVDKLLKAGANLTLTVPTNMELDESATVTDVKLPTNALARARPSFLPSQNRQQDVSQDEEEHLESIEVPAPMANASNPPPGRQLNETESMERTSVAPSTTFGGNLSLSFEDAQQSVTNKSASVSRGTKNNFKISSMSLGLSLNSPEAVNVERPKIFRPTLPPTLFETAPKAEPLKTTLLEDGPTERSTITRQTLHTPTEMDETRAYEASGVKPKQTILAPISMETVTKEPSSRSYRATVYETHDMIDDDEGQPPSGRCVQRATVVHQKTMELGNDSPSLTKTKALPMDSSVLPTNRRTVHVQQPMDESIVEKLAGESRDLKRMTKHDRMTMLETSPVTVRGRNTLYPNEPMVQDADPGATIMSQCTTTLSKNSRQTILNYDSMVLDSPEPRVSSITCGFYGENLDAESGTHAIDLTVARRTTKHGPAEPCDANADNRSRPTTMTMEECMRLSEVYAPQHPVMQRKDHLATQMDEEERRCGAMERDTDVSQQGHGKSKSGISAYQSIAMDQTVIVEREQMAHGVDRSNKEQNYHARPTTYQIEAMEVTRADQVLIATQYMQTIEENRDAGAKQLATNSPVLSSVPGSPMDMSTRGLVDPNLVTKKADERSTLNAMHNSVVSAPHSTTDSQRSRYSIYQPQDMEQTLPSIASSAIESPKEPATRQATRSMLRKSILQKIVRQTPVEDMEGISLLTDDDDLRAVQPHEPLNTKPNRVTVHFIDDAAQIMEDSIVPTTVDQLAEAVQMDYKADCAINSQTTYEAHAMEREANIMASAFQGSSKIAETRELSPGEPIVLVNSKEDRAKQRQTMCEAVAMEEETSSYQPLSMAKRAEELNDEEPIVEMSKSTRDRSADRQTIYDTNAMREEADVVATGYRTSTKIFASEECTEPIVLVKSKEDRSKQRQTMCEVVAMEEETRSYHPLAMVDKDPIVEISKRDCLADRQTIYDVHAMREETGVVSPGYRVSTKQLTSEECTAYEQDEPIVLMHSKRHRQTIYDARAMEEETSVMPIVHHGTTLSRLENEAAGSAKRLSSLTSQQRKSSVCMEETVALLPIRRIERNGTPEGILSESPNFQPQRKRETIYPADDAMEMTLSAAESKCSDKQHRSSRMDIAENRQPLANRQTKFHLAPMETTFSHDDNSPVVGIGDAGANRTPLTQYLPDKPIDQCPVIQQPHQQQVAHKTPVSVKRESLWRPRQTILLAQDMDIEDTAELVMAEGRIKEEESFVFPKLVRETTEDCVMRCAPSAKMIRGREGFSDSIGVPYAMPSRSTTIGMDKSSIDYPQIMDGIAHVEDQQLHHAPDRTRAASIYQESINISISQSLLPTEPPHIDNMSGHYMSMRDITAKHLTATEENCASVRSIIRHGSTTMEPEPLQSVMVAPVTIADTASDDEFHDAEDELANDPLSLTKSRHLLQSMKFVDVEQLERTGVATSKRVHANVRSSSSTVDGLARDPLHVTLGQQQQQQQQQQQQVEDLQPLTPQGPLMKKKRVSNSPASLHANTMPVMQPLDASVGESNEVEAALEQHNPPEDEPIPSSGAFALIADGRRSVINDPSVFLIDDDEDLLDDESQLPSFTEEQRISAQNTRHEDQQENATHDDSSSVKRFFKPLNDVSYYRDFANLTLNEWYEEVDEEEEHEQPEQVEALEEQSCGQVENPQVADCITISDDSVTGPMANLTVAQRRSRRSSASETGVLDSTIADEFMEELMAKLPPKTKHPCCGSDSDCLCRLRRQLERRRKANEREWQLFEKQFASSVPKTSSSQLSAAAFEQRFEELCWQIGDLQQDLSSILETAMAKGKEREESSEEGNADEGEQVHSWRLSGGSTFPEIPNVVFLYENLRRCLQEQPPVDDSPPAGAHLPRVPHVTVLVANKIATEHEGSGWCLDLSEEALFDHLMFRHRTIPSFHVSVQLQPVHSEQSGSTRRTTRARVAREEDRYIERIQLETTDAFEAVRLSPMRYLLHVEFMRLTMETTEQTLRSKYRTVGSLMGLWRHFSELFESATKNLQRLLTILENGDAILTYDSITEQFCVKKWFQRHQDTVTGGRLTSNVLQVYFGTINGIAPSGVRFNRPFHDAHDLLSSVTVGPANDPCTGPMFLECLLWKIMKLYQGPAM from the exons ATGAGCTCTAAAGGAAAACGATCATCG ATACTGAAGAAACAATTCCACAACGAACAAGCCAACCCAGCGGCGGGCACCACTGCAAATGCCTACAAAGGCTCTAAAAAGATCGGTTTCCATCGCAAAATGTCCATCAA agaATTTACGATCGGTGAAAATACGGAAACTATTTGGGGAAACTCGTACGAAGTGTCCGCCGATGGCACATCCCCGCAAGTCGTTTGTGATGATACGCATACGCCCCACGGAAAccccagcaacaccagcagcagcaccagcaatcaTCCGGAAACGCTGCTGTTACAGGAGGAAAACAAAGAGAATGTTACCCTCGTTCCTGCCACCCGTATGGAGCCTGCGCTGGACGAAAACAGCGCATCGGCCAGCAACAGTTGGGATCTTTCCATTACGATTGCCGACGACGAGAAGCGCCGAATGCGCAGCGAATCGATGCTGAACTGTTCGCAGAGCCTCAACATGACCGAGCGGCTACTGATGGAGCCGACTCATCTGCCCACATCCTCGGCGGCGTCGAGACGGCGTTCCTCAGGCGAGGTCTTAGCAATGGACGTTAGTCCGCTGAAGCCGACCGTCACGGTGTCGGCTACCAGTAGATCACCCCGCAAGGTGATGTATTACAATCCGAAGCAAGGCGTAACAGTGCAAATCAACGATGTGCCCCGTGAGCAGGCGCAGCCTGCTGCGCGCGAAGAATCCACCAATCGCAGTTACAAACGAAGCATGCTGTGCGATGGTTCGGAAACGTGGAACTCTCATCCTCAGGCCATGTTTCAGTTGAGCGCATGGCGACCATCCAACGAAGGATTGACGGATATGAGCTCCGATTTCGACAATACGATCGCAATCACGAATACGGTCGATAAGCTGCTGAAAGCCGGTGCGAATCTGACGCTTACCGTTCCCACCAACATGGAGTTGGACGAATCGGCTACTGTGACGGATGTGAAGCTACCAACGAATGCACTTGCCCGCGCACGACCTTCCTTCTTGCCGTCCCAAAACCGCCAGCAGGATGTTAGCCAGGACGAGGAGGAACATTTGGAATCAATTGAAGTGCCTGCACCAATGGCGAATGCTAGCAATCCACCGCCAGGGCGTCAGTTGAATGAAACTGAATCGATGGAGAGAACATCCGTGGCACCTAGCACAACGTTCGGTGGTAATTTATCCCTATCATTCGAAGATGCCCAGCAGTCGGTGACGAACAAATCTGCCTCAGTGTCCCGGGGCactaaaaataattttaaaatatcaTCGATGAGCTTGGGACTCTCACTGAACTCTCCGGAAGCAGTGAATGTGGAACGACCGAAAATTTTTCGTCCAACGCTCCCGCCTACCCTGTTTGAGACTGCCCCGAAAGCTGAACCACTGAAAACAACCCTCCTCGAGGATGGTCCGACCGAACGTAGCACTATTACCCGTCAAACCCTGCACACGCCAACAGAGATGGATGAAACTCGGGCGTACGAAGCAAGCGGTGTCAAACCGAAGCAAACCATTCTTGCTCCCATTTCGATGGAAACCGTCACTAAGGAGCCATCGTCCCGTTCATACCGAGCGACCGTCTATGAAACGCACGAtatgatcgacgacgatgaaggacAACCACCATCGGGTAGGTGCGTCCAGCGTGCGACCGTCGTGCATCAGAAGACGATGGAACTAGGCAACGATTCACCTTCATTAACCAAAACCAAGGCTCTACCGATGGATTCCTCGGTCCTTCCTACCAATCGTCGCACAGTCCATGTACAACAACCGATGGACGAATCGATCGTCGAGAAACTGGCAGGCGAATCAAGAGATCTTAAGCGTATGACAAAACACGATCGCATGACCATGCTCGAAACAAGCCCTGTTACAGTGAGAGGAAGAAACACTCTCTACCCGAACGAACCAATGGTGCAAGATGCAGATCCTGGAGCTACCATCATGTCGCAATGTACAACAACCTTATCGAAAAACTCTCGCCAAACGATCCTAAACTATGACAGTATGGTCTTGGATAGCCCGGAGCCACGTGTTTCATCGATAACCTGTGGATTTTACGGTGAAAATCTGGACGCCGAAAGTGGAACCCACGCAATAGATCTGACGGTTGCGAGGCGCACCACAAAACATGGCCCGGCCGAACCATGCGATGCCAATGCTGATAACCGATCGCGCCCAACGACCATGACGATGGAAGAGTGTATGCGTCTCTCGGAGGTTTATGCACCACAGCATCCCGTAATGCAGCGCAAAGATCATTTAGCAACGCAAATGGATGAAGAGGAGCGACGATGTGGGGCCATGGAACGCGACACGGACGTCAGTCAGCAGGGGCATGGCAAGTCGAAATCCGGCATTTCTGCGTACCAGTCAATCGCTATGGATCAAACGGTGATCGTAGAGAGGGAACAAATGGCGCATGGAGTTGATCGTTCGAACAAAGAGCAAAACTATCACGCGAGACCAACGACTTACCAGATTGAGGCGATGGAGGTCACAAGGGCCGATCAAGTGCTTATCGCCACTCAATATATGCAGACCATCGAAGAGAATCGGGACGCTGGTGCTAAGCAGCTAGCAACGAACAGCCCTGTACTATCATCGGTTCCAGGATCACCGATGGACATGTCAACCAGGGGATTAGTGGATCCGAATCTGGTGACTAAAAAGGCAGATGAACGATCGACGCTTAACGCTATGCACAATTCGGTTGTATCCGCTCCTCATTCAACCACTGACAGTCAGCGATCGCGGTACTCGATCTACCAACCACAAGATATGGAACAAACGTTGCCATCCATTGCATCCAGCGCCATTGAGAGCCCAAAGGAACCAGCTACGCGACAGGCGACTCGATCGATGCTACGTAAATCCATTCTACAAAAGATCGTTCGTCAGACACCGGTCGAGGATATGGAAGGAATCTCGCTACTAACGGACGATGATGACCTGCGTGCTGTTCAGCCGCATGAGCCTTTGAATACCAAACCAAATCGGGTCACGGTGCATTTTATCGACGATGCTGCTCAAATTATGGAGGATTCCATCGTGCCAACTACCGTTGATCAACTGGCCGAAGCAGTACAGATGGATTACAAAGCTGATTGCGCCATAAATAGTCAAACAACATATGAGGCTCATGCCATGGAGAGGGAAGCGAACATCATGGCAAGTGCTTTTCAAGGTTCTTCAAAGATAGCAGAAACCAGGGAGCTTTCCCCTGGCGAACCGATCGTCCTGGTGAACTCCAAAGAAGATCGCGCCAAACAGCGTCAAACAATGTGCGAGGCGGTTGCAATGGAGGAGGAAACGAGCTCATATCAACCTTTGTCAATGGCGAAGAGAGCCGAGGAGCTTAATGATGAAGAACCGATCGTCGAAATGTCGAAATCCACACGCGATCGCTCGGCCGATCGCCAAACAATTTATGATACGAACGCGATGCGGGAGGAAGCGGACGTCGTAGCGACTGGTTATCGTACTTCTACAAAAATATTTGCATCGGAAGAATGTACAGAACCGATCGTTCTGGTGAAGTCCAAGGAAGATCGCTCCAAACAGCGCCAAACTATGTGCGAGGTGGTTGCAATGGAGGAGGAAACGCGCTCATATCATCCTTTGGCAATGGTGGATAAGGATCCGATCGTCGAGATATCGAAACGTGATTGCCTAGCTGATCGCCAAACAATCTACGATGTGCACGCGATGCGTGAGGAAACGGGCGTTGTGTCGCCTGGTTATCGTGTTTCTACAAAGCAATTGACTTCGGAAGAATGTACAGCTTATGAACAGGATGAACCGATCGTCCTCATGCACTCCAAGCGCCATCGCCAAACTATCTACGACGCGCGCGCAATGGAAGAAGAGACGAGCGTTATGCCGATTGTCCATCACGGCACGACTCTCTCAAGGCTGGAGAATGAGGCAGCGGGATCAGCTAAACGATTATCTTCGTTGACATCGCAACAGCGGAAAAGTAGTGTCTGTATGGAGGAAACAGTCGCCCTGCTGCCGATTCGTCGTATCGAGCGGAATGGCACACCAGAAGGCATCTTGAGTGAATCACCAAACTTTCAACCTCAAAGAAAACGTGAAACGATCTATCCCGCCGACGATGCAATGGAAATGACACTGAGTGCAGCAGAGAGCAAATGTTCGGATAAGCAACATCGTAGCTCACGGATGGATATAGCGGAAAATCGCCAACCCCTGGCTAATCGTCAAACCAAATTCCATCTCGCGCCCATGGAGACGACGTTTTCGCATGACGATAATTCACCAGTTGTTGGCATCGGTGATGCTGGCGCTAACAGGACACCACTAACACAGTATCTTCCTGATAAACCGATAGATCAATGCCCAGTTATTCAAcaaccgcaccagcagcaggttgcaCACAAAACGCCTGTCTCAGTGAAACGCGAATCTTTGTGGCGCCCCAGGCAGACGATACTGCTCGCACAGGATATGGACATTGAGGATACAGCGGAGCTTGTAATGGCGGAAGGTCGCATCAAGGAGGAAGAATCGTTTGTCTTCCCTAAACTGGTCCGCGAAACGACCGAGGACTGTGTAATGCGTTGTGCACCATCAGCAAAGATGATACGTGGAAGAGAAGGATTCAGCGATTCGATCGGTGTACCCTACGCCATGCCGAGTCGTAGTACAACAATAGGGATGGACAAGTCATCGATTGACTATCCGCAAATCATGGATGGAATAGCGCACGTGGAAGACCAACAGCTGCACCACGCGCCAGATAGGACACGTGCGGCAAGCATCTACCAGGAATCGATCAATATTTCCATCTCGCAATCGTTACTACCTACGGAACCACCTCACATTGATAATATGTCGGGCCATTACATGAGCATGCGGGACATAACGGCCAAGCATCTGACGGCAACAGAGGAAAACTGcgcttccgttcgttcgattatTCGCCATGGTAGCACAACgatggaaccggaaccactgCAGAGCGTAATGGTTGCACCGGTGACGATTGCGGACACGGCAAGTGATGACGAGTTCCACGATGCAGAAGATGAACTGGCCAACGATCCACTATCGCTAACGAAATCCCGTCATCTACTACAATCGATGAAGTTCGTCGACGTGGAACAGCTGGAGCGTACcggtgtggccaccagcaagcgTGTCCATGCAAACGTGCGCTCCTCGTCGTCAACGGTTGACGGTTTAGCACGAGATCCACTGCACGTAACgctcggtcagcagcagcagcagcagcagcagcaacaacaacaggtggAGGACCTTCAGCCATTGACACCGCAAGGGCCGCTCATGAAGAAGAAACGAGTTTCCAACTCGCCTGCATCGCTACACGCTAACACGATGCCAGTGATGCAGCCATTGGACGCGAGCGTAGGGGAGAGTAACGAAGTGGAAGCGGCACTGGAGCAGCATAATCCACCGGAGGATGAACCGATCCCAAGCTCTGGAGCATTCGCCTTGATCGCTGATGGACGCCGATCAGTGATCAACGATCCGAGTGTGTTCttgatcgacgatgacgaagatcTGCTCGATGATGAATCTCAGCTGCCTTCCTTCACCGAGGAGCAACGGATTTCCGCTCAGAACACACGACACGAGGACCAACAAGAGAATGCAACCCACGATGATTCGTCGTCCGTTAAGCGCTTTTTCAAACCACTCAATGATGTGTCCTACTATCGGGATTTTGCCAACCTGACCCTGAACGAATGGTATGAGGAggtggatgaggaggaggagcatgAGCAACCGGAACAGGTGGAGGCGCTGGAGGAACAGTCATGCGGTCAGGTTGAGAACCCTCAGGTCGCTGATTGCATCACCATAAGCGACGATTCCGTTACGGGTCCGATGGCCAACTTAACGGTAGCGCAACGACGATCTCGACGATCCAGCGCATCAGAGACTGGCGTTCTTGATTCCACGATCGCGGACGAATTTATGGAGGAACTGATGGCAAAGTTGCCCCCGAAAACGAAACATCCTTGCTGCGGTTCGGACAGTGATTGTCTGTGTCGCCTTAGGCGGCAACTGGAACGACGCCGGAAAGCCAACGAAAGGGAATGGCAACTGTTTGAGAAGCAGTTCGCCAGTAGCGTGCCGAAAACATCCTCCAGTCAACTTTCCGCTGCCGCCTTTGAGCAACGGTTCGAAGAACTGTGCTGGCAAATCGGTGATCTCCAGCAGGATTTGTCCTCGATCCTGGAAACGGCTATGGCAAAAGggaaagagcgagaggaaaGCTCCGAGGAAGGTAATGCGGATGAAGGAGAACAAGTCCACTCATGGCGACTATCCGGTGGTTCCACGTTTCCGGAAATACCGAATGTGGTGTTTTTGTACGAGAATTTACGAAG GTGTCTCCAGGAGCAACCACCCGTCGATGATAGTCCACCTGCCGGAGCCCATCTGCCGCGAGTGCCACACGTTACCGTGCTGGTCGCGAATAAAATAGCCACCGAACACGAGGGCTCCGGTTGGTGTCTCGATCTTTCCGAGGAAGCGCTGTTTGATCATCTCATGTTCCGGCACCGTACGATCCCGAGCTTCCACGTTTCAGTGCAATTACAACCGGTTCACAGCGAACAGTCTGGGAGTACACGGAGAACGACACGGGCGAGAGTAGCAAGGGAAGAGGATCGCTATATCGAACGCATTCAGTTGGAAACGACGGATGCATTCGAAGCAGTGAGGCTCTCACCGATGCGCTATCTGCTACACGTGGAGTTTATGCGATTGACGATGGAAACGACGGAACAAACGCTGCGCTCCAAGTACCGGACGGTCGGTTCGCTGATGGGCCTATGGCGACACTTTAGTGAACTGTTCGAGAgtgccaccaaaaacctgcAACGGCTGCTGACGATCCTGGAAAACGGGGATGCCATACTGACCTACGACAG CATAACGGAACAGTTTTGTGTAAAGAAATGGTTCCAACGACACCAGGATACGGTCACCGGGGGTCGCCTAACATCGAACGTGCTGCAGGTGTACTTCGGTACGATCAACGGTATTGCGCCGTCGGGAGTGAGATTCAACCGACCGTTTCACGACGCCCACGATCTACTATCGTCGGTGACTGTCGGACCTGCGAACGACCCTTGCACCGGGCCTATGTTTCTCGAGTGTTTGCtttggaaaataatgaagCTGTACCAAGGGCCGGCCATGTGA
- the LOC126576439 gene encoding 39S ribosomal protein L12, mitochondrial has product MFTVRTAFRLTRLGQLNRHIATANRARNAEAAVASAGAEKLTIPVPEGTDKPADPKLVSIVDSIAKLNLLEVSELSTLLKRKLNLPDTAMMPVGGFGAFTGAPAPAAADEEEAAPKVVKTTFKVKLVKFDEKQKVALIKEVKNLLEGMNLVQAKKFVESAPTLVKEDIPKEEAEKLKEAFTKVGAVIEIE; this is encoded by the coding sequence ATGTTTACCGTAAGGACAGCCTTCCGATTAACCCGATTGGGACAGCTGAACCGccacatcgccaccgccaacagAGCACGGAATGCGGAAGCGGCCGTGGCTTCGGCTGGTGCCGAGAAACTTACGATACCGGTGCCGGAGGGAACGGACAAGCCGGCCGACCCGAAACTCGTTTCGATCGTCGATAGTATCGCCAAGCTGAACCTGCTGGAAGTGTCCGAATTGAGCACGCTGTTGAAACGAAAGCTCAATCTGCCCGATACGGCCATGATGCCGGTCGGTGGGTTTGGTGCGTTCACGGGCgctccggcaccggccgcTGCCGACGAAGAGGAAGCCGCACCGAAAGTGGTGAAGACGACGTTCAAAGTGAAGCTGGTCAAGTTCGACGAGAAGCAAAAGGTGGCGCTCATCAAGGAGGTGAAGAACCTGCTGGAAGGGATGAATCTGGTGCAGGCCAAGAAGTTCGTCGAAAGTGCGCCCACCCTTGTGAAGGAGGACATCCCGAAGGAGGAGGCGGAAAAACTGAAAGAAGCGTTCACGAAGGTGGGCGCCGTCATAGAGATAGAGTAG
- the LOC126576438 gene encoding eukaryotic translation initiation factor 3 subunit K, whose amino-acid sequence MVHYVKMEDGKVMPIQEMLKSIERYNPEHLKVIEAYVEEQARENQYDLEANLACLKLYQFNPNLLNLDITYIILMKALTNFPHTDFVLCKCLLLPAQMNDETVKEIIYLADILEKCDFSLFWSRVAKNPENYQKINGFYDSIRKFVCHVVGITFQTIEKGYLMRLLGNVEENVLRAWLKRYGWKEENGLVTIATQEDSIKTKHITEKIDFENLAPLMANCL is encoded by the exons ATGGTGCATTACGTGAAAATGGAAGATGGCAAGGTGATGCCAATCCAGGAGATGCTGAAAAGCATCGAAAG ATACAATCCGGAGCATCTGAAGGTAATCGAGGCGTACGTTGAGGAGCAGGCCCGGGAGAATCAGTACGATCTGGAGGCGAACCTGGCCTGCCTGAAGCTGTACCAGTTCAACCCGAACCTGCTCAACCTGGACATCACGTACATCATTCTGATGAAGGCGCTCACCAACTTCCCGCACACCGACTTCGTGCTCTGCaagtgcctgctgctgccggcccaGATGAACGATGAGACCGTGAAGGAAATCATCTACCTGGCCGACATCCTGGAGAAGTGCGACTTTTCGCTGTTCTGGTCGCGTGTTGCCAAGAACCCGGAGAACTATCAGAAGATCAACGGGTTCTACGATTCGATCCGCAAGTTCGTGTGTCACGTCGTCGGCATCACGTTCCAGACGATCGAGAAGGGCTATCTGATGCGTCTGCTCGGGAATGTGGAGGAAAATGTGCTGCGCGCCTGGCTGAAGCGGTACGGGTGGAAGGAGGAGAACGGGCTCGTCACCATCGCTACGCAGGAGGACAGTATTAAGACGAAACACATTACGGAGAAGATTGACTTCGAAAACCTGGCTCCGCTGATGGCCAACTGTCTGTAG